In Streptomyces sp. NBC_00414, a single window of DNA contains:
- a CDS encoding MFS transporter: protein MTHLHTDEAATGTPTSRSRPRAALPALCATQITSWGIVYYAFPVLLPHLTADTGWSTSAATAAFSAALLISAVTGIPIGRILDRRGPRTVMTTGSVLAVTAVLTIAAAPNFYVFTAGWLLAGFAMAATFYQPAFAAVTRWWGPDRVRALTIVTLAGGLASTIFAPLTAVLADHLGWRATYVVLAVILAAVTIPAHALALRALWPPAPPSTPAPNRTPIARSRPFLLLVLAFTSSGFAMYAVVFGMVPLMIERGAGPSTAAWALGLGGAGQTLGRTLYATLTRTTSVTTRTAVLFTAGGATTTALALIPGPIPLLILLAVLAGVVRGNLTLLQATAVSDRWGTTNYGRLSGLLIAPATVAAALAPWAGAALAGQLGGYDRLFLILAVGSALAAALALASGRSTFSAQA, encoded by the coding sequence AGATCACCAGCTGGGGCATCGTCTACTACGCCTTCCCCGTCCTGCTCCCGCACCTGACAGCGGACACCGGATGGTCCACCAGCGCCGCCACCGCGGCGTTCTCTGCGGCCCTCCTGATCTCGGCCGTCACCGGCATCCCCATCGGCCGCATCCTCGACCGCCGCGGCCCCCGCACCGTCATGACCACCGGCTCCGTGCTCGCGGTCACGGCCGTTCTGACCATCGCCGCAGCCCCGAACTTCTATGTCTTCACAGCAGGATGGCTCCTGGCCGGTTTCGCCATGGCCGCCACCTTCTACCAGCCCGCCTTCGCCGCCGTCACCCGCTGGTGGGGACCCGACCGCGTACGCGCCCTGACCATCGTCACCCTCGCCGGCGGACTCGCCAGCACGATTTTCGCCCCGCTCACCGCCGTGCTCGCGGACCACCTCGGCTGGCGCGCCACCTACGTCGTGCTCGCGGTCATCCTCGCGGCCGTGACGATCCCCGCGCACGCCCTGGCCCTACGAGCCCTCTGGCCACCGGCCCCACCGTCCACACCGGCGCCCAACCGCACACCGATCGCCCGCAGCCGCCCGTTCCTGCTCCTGGTCCTGGCCTTCACCTCTTCCGGCTTCGCCATGTACGCCGTCGTCTTCGGCATGGTCCCGCTGATGATCGAACGAGGCGCCGGCCCCTCAACAGCCGCCTGGGCACTGGGCCTCGGAGGAGCCGGCCAAACGCTGGGCCGCACCCTCTACGCCACCCTGACCCGCACCACCAGCGTCACCACCCGCACCGCGGTCCTGTTCACCGCGGGCGGCGCCACCACGACGGCCCTTGCCCTCATCCCCGGCCCGATCCCGCTGCTGATCCTGCTCGCCGTCCTCGCAGGAGTCGTACGCGGCAACCTCACGCTCCTCCAGGCCACCGCCGTCAGCGACCGCTGGGGAACCACGAACTACGGCCGCCTGTCCGGACTTCTGATCGCTCCGGCAACGGTGGCCGCGGCGCTTGCGCCTTGGGCGGGAGCAGCTCTGGCGGGACAGCTGGGTGGCTACGACAGACTATTCCTCATCCTCGCCGTCGGCTCTGCTCTGGCGGCCGCGCTTGCACTCGCATCGGGGCGATCTACCTTCAGTGCGCAAGCGTGA
- a CDS encoding helix-turn-helix domain-containing protein, with translation MITGRPSERVPRYPACTMGRAADMLGTTPGILRAIGDARLITPLRSEGGHRRYSRYQLRIAARARTLVDRGTPVEAACRIVILEDQLEEARRVNAEHHRAAREPHTGKAA, from the coding sequence ATGATCACGGGCCGACCATCGGAGCGCGTACCCCGGTACCCCGCCTGCACCATGGGCCGGGCCGCCGACATGCTCGGCACCACCCCCGGCATCCTGCGCGCCATCGGAGACGCCCGCCTCATCACCCCGCTGCGCTCCGAGGGCGGCCACCGCCGCTACTCCCGCTACCAGCTGCGCATCGCCGCCCGCGCCCGGACGCTCGTCGACCGGGGCACCCCCGTCGAAGCGGCCTGCCGCATCGTCATCCTTGAGGACCAGCTCGAGGAAGCCCGCCGTGTCAACGCCGAACACCACCGTGCGGCACGCGAACCGCACACGGGGAAAGCGGCCTGA